Part of the Lucilia cuprina isolate Lc7/37 chromosome 5, ASM2204524v1, whole genome shotgun sequence genome is shown below.
agtctagtctatagtctagtctatagtctagtctatagtctagtctatagtctagtctatagtctagtctatagtctagtctatagtctagtctatagtctagtctatagtctagtctatagtctagtctatagtctagtctatagtctagtctatagtctagtctaaagtctagtccatagtctagtctatagtctagtccatagtctagtctatagtctagtctatagtctaatctatagtctagtctatagtcttgtctatattcttgtctatagtctagtctatagtcttgtccatagtctagtctgtagcctagtttgtagtctagttttttttaggtttttttatgTGAATTCTTTTTCGCTTCAACCCTCCTATTTAGAACATTATATCAGCAACAATTAAACAGagattttaataagttttaaaacaagtaatcTGCACAACTGGCAATTGCCAACTAAGAACGTATAACTTGATTCTTTTAActgataattaaaataattatgaaaatgtcaaatgtatttcaaacaaaatgcAACGAGAAGAATGTTTCTTAAGAAGTTGTTACAGGACAAAGAACAAAAGTCACTCAACTTAATAACAGGGGAATTAAAAGGTCATACTTTAGATTAATAATTCTTTAAGAAACTAGACATTAGACgcttttattggaaaattttcttaagattttcaaAGTAAGTTGTTAGtatgttaagttttattttcaaagcaagtcaatttgaaaattgtgatttttttattttgtttgaaattaatgtttctttaaaactgAGAAATCATGTAAGAAAATTTGgcgatttttcttaaaatttttaaataatttaaaaaatttcataattttcatattttaaaacttacctTTTATTTACGAAGAAAAAATGTCTGAAagaaaaaatagagaaaaatattaatactgaattacaaaaaattgtacaaGTGAAAAAAACTCTAATTGGTTTTAAAAGCAAGAGAACAAGAAAACTTACGAGAGCGCTTTGTCGATATCTGCTTTACATGGAAAGATACAAAAATCTAAGATAGCAATTTCTCTCATCAGCAGAGCAAAGATTAATTAATATGAtcacaaaacaattttgaaaactttcatGTTTCAAACACCAGGAATGTCtcaatctttattaaaaatcattttttcaatatcaaatcATCATGAACATCTTAAACCCCCTGatcatcacaaaaaaaaaaaaacaaaacagcatttgaatttaatttacgTTTAAGTGTTAATTTAAAGGTTACTACTTCACAGTttgttttaatgcaaaatttttgttaaatttttcgtttaataaaaaaataattttgtatataatttttgtataaaatttgttcaaatgattttgtttatttttagtataaatctgtgttgtgttttgttttaactttttttctctctaaaaCAGACAGATTTTAAGCTGAAACTAATTGGAACCGGATTTAATTTATGCAATGAaccagttttgttttttttttcaaaactttttttatatttcttttataatcacttaaaaatgttttaaaaagtatatattttttcttcacttcttctttttcttaattttattttggagttaagaaacacatacacatgcacagaaattaaagtaaaaatcgtattttttatgttgatttGTTTGCTTAATTATTcattagtattatttttttaatttgttaattttaatttgtttttaaaagtagaCATTAAAATTTAAGCTAAAGTTGGATATCATTGATTTGGTTTAACGTTGGAAACATATTTGAAATGTGGGTAAAGGTTGAAGATATAAATTGAACTTAAAACGTTTAACGAACATTTAAGAAAGATCTCACTCAAGAAACTTATATATCTAATGTATCTCTACCTTAAATAGTACTTCTTCAGAATTTTGCTCAAACTTAAACAGATgcagttcagctctagttcagttctagttcagttctagttcagttctagttcagttctagttcagttctagttcagttctagttcagttctagttcagttctagttcagttctagttcagttctagttcagttctagttcagttctagttcagttctagttcagttctagttcagttctagttcagttctagttcagttctagttcagttctagttcagttctagttcagttctagttcagttttaattcagttttagctcagttcaagttcaattttagttctctTTTTGAATACCACTGCACCGAAGCAAGTTAAGAAGAAAAGCTCTTTTCATATAAAAGGTTAAAGGATCAATCAAGGACTTGTGCTGCATCGAAGCCTTTCTCCCTCGGTTGAGTAAATTGTTGACTGCTTCATTTTAACTATATAACTaaccatttaaatatatttttgcaaatccaataaaattctattttgcttaatatatttaaaaatatttaagcactttttaaattttatttcttgacgtctgttattttttttttataaatcttacttTAAACACAATTGATGAccgttaaatgttgtttttctaaaaaggGGATTTAAGCGTTTTCGACTTTGtctttgttagtttattttttaatttatatagagaCTATGAGATTTAAGATATTGTTTAAagatcataaattatttttaaggttcttttgttagaaaaaaaaagcaaaacaaaatttacgaatattattttttgttttttttttgcaaacgtGCCAAATTAAACTTTACGTGTCTTCATTATGCAAGGTTTACGTGAAGTGTTTATATGTAGATGTATAAATGATACTTgtaataagaattatttaattattttgttaaaaaccctCAAAAacaggaattttaataaaattaggtattaaaaatttaacaaaaaataaaatttttattaaccaTTAATTTCAGTGGCTCGACATCAAATTGGGAAtgattaaacttaaattatattcaaatgtcaaaatatgtaataatatttcaaaatatgtaataataatatttaaggaaCACTAAGTGCTAAGAAGGGGGTCGatcggttagttagttagttagttagttagttagttagttagttagttagttagttagttagttagttagttagttagttagttagttagttagttagttagttagttagttagttagttagttagttagttagttagtaagttagttagttactctTTCATTTTTAATCCTCAGACACCTAAGCAACAAATCTATCCTTGACTACAGATTTTCTAAATCTTCCAATTACCATAATGACATTTTAATTGACGAAACGCATTAAGAATATGCATTTTATAACAGCAGATGTTAAAAGCGAATTGGAAAAAATTATGATGGGAATTTttgacatatttaaaaattagcaaccaacaacaaataaaagattttcgaaaataaaatatgaGACAATAAGAATGCTGCAACACAATGTTGCATctatgcatattttttaaaaggcgCAAAATACACATACGGATTAATGAAATCTTGTCATAAAAAACGAGCAGGAGATTAAGAATGAAAGTGTGGCTGGTTGGCTATAACAACATagtaatgaaaaacaaaatctacctGCTACCACTTGACTGCCAATCATACCTAAATGAATGGGATAATGAAcctttttttagagaaaaaagaaaacgtcaacaacacacacacaaattagGTCACCTAATGAAGTGAAGATGTTTCAACCTATATAAACTAAATGTTAAACGAAAACAAGTATCATTTACTCCTACAAGCTAAAAGAAGAGCAACATCACCaaagattttaagaaaaattaaaaattcaaataaaatgccTAACGCCAACACTACCACATCTACAGCTACTACCACTAACTCAACTAGCAGAAAACCCACTGTCAGCTATACTTTGTTCATGTATCGTGAAGAGTTGAAAAGACGAGAGGCCCGCTATTTGCgtttaaataaaacgaaaattgttttaactaGTGAATTGATTTCGAAAAGTGTGCGCAATTTCAAACACTGTACCGCCGAGGACTTAAAATCTATCACCCGTGAGATGTTCTTTaagaagaaattaaagaaacaaattgtTCGCATTCAAAAACTACAGAATTTGGGCATTGACAATGCTAACCCTAATGCTCAGTCTACGGAATTGTAAATTTGGATGTGGGTTGAGATGAAAccaaatgtgttttttaaaaatagtattaattttattttaagttacattttaaaatagtttattaaataaactttaaattaaaaataaaaacagattatattatttaattgtttattttaataagctctagttcagtgctagttcagttctagttcaattctagttcagttctagttcagttctagttcagttctagttcagttctagttcagttctagttcagatctagttcagttctagttcagttctagttcagttctagttcagttctagttcagttctagttcagttctagttcagttctagttcagttctagttcagttctagttcagttctagttcagttctagttcatttctagttatattttaacaaaacgtcaaaattattatatatttctcATTCCATCATTAATGTTTTACTTATTATCACTTGCTTTTATCAGCAAACATAAATTACTTCCTCTTAGTtagaaacaataatattttgctaatatatttaattttttttatatttatattaattatgaaatttatattaattataaaatttagctAATTTAATTAGCAGCCTTCATATTGATTAGATTTTATCTCAATGATATGTATTTGATCACAAACCATTAATGCGGAAGAATATTGCGTTTGCTAAAACTACTTATAAATTAATACTATCTCGTAGATGAAAGGTTAACACTGTACAGCTTACAGTTAATAAAGCCGATCGATTGATTTCTCCACATCTACTTGTTACCACCGAAATTTCCCTAATCATGTAACCCACAGTGTGTGAACCCAAAACAaccaaaaaatgcatttatttcaAGCTTTCACTTATACATTTcgtgttgttatttattttggtaAATCTTCTTCTTTTTCGTTTTGACTACTTttacatcatcatcattattattatggtTTGCTTCTTCTTTaagttctttctttttttataaatatttatttatttttatttatttttttttttctttaactttgtttttgtcGAAGTGATAATGAACTTTTAAGAACatgaacattttctttctttttttttgaagaaaatttatttaaaattattcaaatttaaaattctcttcTGAATTGTATAGATTGGTTGTGTAGAAAGAAGGTAGTTAGTAGTCGTTTgaccaaacaaataaaacaagacTGCAAACACAGGGTCTCTTTCATTATTTCAAGTTGGGTCATTATTACAACTCTAGCAGAATAGTATGGATTGTaggtttgttgttgtgtttaatttaattgttatttgtttgttgttgacTTTCTTTGTTTATCATTGTTAggatatatttacatattttgagTTCGTTTGgtataattttgattttgttctttttttctatttctgctGAGCATTAGAACAgcttttaaatacaaaagaaatttaaattgtattgtttttgcttaatgaattttagttttcatgtggattatttttattttaaattaagtgaGTACATAATTTATATTTCGCTAAGATGACTTTTATgtcagtttttgtttataaaactttgaaatatGATCGGCAAAGTTATGTTAAATACTTTATATTGTTTTGGATATTTTGTGAGTTAGAAGCTAATTTGTAGTTGTTGAAGGTTATAGTAATGGAAATGGAAATGTAAAATaagataactaactaacaaactaactaactaaattactaaccaactaactaactaattaactaacaaactaacaaactatcaAACTAACacactaacaaactaacaaactaacaaactaacaaactaacaaactaacaaactaacaaactaacaaactaacaaactaacaaactaacaaactaacaaactaacaaactaacaaactaacaaactaacaaactaacaaactaacaaactaacaaactaacaaactaacaaactaacaaactaacaaactaacaaactaacaaactaacaaactaacaaactaacaaactaactgactatctatctatctatctatctatctatctatctatctatctatctatctatctatctatctatctatctatctatctatctatctatctatctatctatctatctatctatctatctatctatctatctatctatccatctatctatctatctatctatctatctatctatctatctatctatctatctatttatctgtctatatataatatattatatatatatatatatatatatatatatatatatatatatatatatatatctatctatctatctatctatctatctatctatctatctatctatccatctatctatctatctatctatctatctatctatctatctatctatctatctatctatctatctatctatctatctatctatctatctatctatctatctatctatctatctatctatctatctatctatctatctatctacctatccaTCACCtacccatctatctatctatccatctatctatctatctatctatctatctatctatctatctatctatctatctatctatctatctatctatctatctatctatctatctatctatctatctatctatctatctatctatctatctatctatctgtctatctatctatctatctatctatctatctatctatctatctatctatctatctatctatctatctatctatctatctatctatctatctatctatctatctatctatctatctatctatctatctatctatctatctatctatctatctatctatctatatatctatctatctatctatctatctatctatctatctatctatctatctatctatctatctatctatctatctatctacttatctatctaactaactatctaagaaacttacttctgtgtatcGAACTATACAGCTAcactcgcatttttaaaccaTCAATTTTTGAGGAGAGTCTTATgtggggctagggtcaattatggactaatTCTTATACAATTAGTAACACAGAAAGAACTTACTTGTGTCCGCTcaatactcgtattttaaaaCCAGTAGTGAGATCTGTAGTCAATTTCTGaggggaccttttatgggggggtagggttaattatgaaccgatccttataaaattcggTAAATAGATGTTGCTCGTATGAAACTAACTTGTATCGAATTTAAGCGttatactcgtattttgaaaaaaagactGAGATCTAAAGTCATTATTCAAGgagggccttatatgggggatagggttaattatggaccgatcgtcataaaatttggtaaagataTATTCCTATCTTTTTTGATGGCGGATATAAAaagatttagttaaatttataaattttctattaaatcaGCTTTGAATCGTTTTCTgggtcgattaagccatgtccgtttgTTCATTTAGAGCTTGTGTGCAAGGTATAGGTTGcacttttcaagataattgCATGAATTTGTTACTTTTATTGACCCAAGGGCGAAGCTTATTCATTATATATCAACAGAATCACCGAAAGGGGCTtttgagttcataattatgttaaatgtactCTTATCTCCTTAAAAGTGGAACAAGTTATTGTTTTGTACAAAACTTGCTTATcttgccaaattttataaagatcggtCCCTAGGTATGACCCTAGCTTAAATACCAAGTCTTGCTTTGCAATTGTAAATCAAATTGTAAAtccatttattaaattttatggggATTTGACCCTGGCCCTctaaatgaagttttttttcaaaaataatttctcGTCCaagaaattgcttaaatatgtatatcggaaacaagaaaatattcgagataaatgctttttatatgaaaaaataaatatctgtaaataactggtgtagggtatcaagAGATCGGCCACAtctgactatactttcttagttgttttttagatgttactaacaaataacttattaactatctagttatttagttactagAATCTgtttaaaaagcaataaaaactaaaaaaattatctttcaaaatttaatagttCTTTAAAAGATTCTTGTTCAAACATGTTTCTACAGATGTCACCAAATTGAGGGAAAATACCAATTCAATAATGACATTTTATAGCTGTTAACTCTTAAGCAAAAACAACGCAAAGTTAGATCTCTTTTTATGTCACTTTAGTGAAATTCGTGTGGGTTAAATAGTAAAATGCTTTCACTTAAATAAATCCTTTTATTTATGCAACATTTGCTAACATACAAGCGCCTAAAACATAGATTAAAAAATTCATGTTAATCCTTTTTTTCGCTAAATGTGTTAACATTACGCTAATGGGCTAAATTTTAAGAGGATTAAAAAAGTTACTAATTTTTATGAGTgagattaaaaaaaagaaaaagtcaaATTAATGTAGTGTGGCTAggtaataataaacattttaggtGTTACTagtatgtatgaaaaaataaagcaggtataatatttaatagtaAGGACAAGAACCTTTAACGAGATCTTCATGGTTAGGTTCGGAAGATAAGtcttataagattttaattttttagtgtaGGAAATTGACAGTAGAGGGTTTGCgaattttaaaatgcaaattatttGTCAACTTAATGAAATCTTTCGTCAATGCAACTAAAAACGATGCATTTTAATAGGCTGCATTAACATACGtgttcaatatttttgaaactttaggattttatttaaatttgagaaGCTTTTCGAaagaataatattgaaaaacgaTTGATATTTGcttatttcaatatttgttgCATTCCTCATTCGCGAATTCgaattaaaaatagattttgtttttaatattcaaagaatttatgaaaagcaaacttctttaaaaactctgaattttatttttttgttaaaaatattgatttttatttaaaaagaagcaAAAGACTTAATTTCAAACGTTATATTTGACATATTTAGGGTTAAAACTGACACACAATATGGTTCAAGAAAAACAGTTATGGGTAAGACAGGTAAACGACAGCGAAACTTCGCCTTGTTCCCACTAGGTAGACGTACAAAGAACAGTTAGTTACGGCGAATTAGTAAGTTGCAGAATTCTGACGTTTCAAAAActttagttagatagttagttacgGCGAATTGGTAAATAGCAGAATTGTGACTTTTCGAAATGCTcgaaataaaaatagattttgtttaaaactctgaatttttagttaaatttaaaattttgtaaaaatattgatttttattgaaaaaaaaaactaaaaaacttaaGTTCAATTGA
Proteins encoded:
- the LOC111687571 gene encoding uncharacterized protein LOC111687571 is translated as MPNANTTTSTATTTNSTSRKPTVSYTLFMYREELKRREARYLRLNKTKIVLTSELISKSVRNFKHCTAEDLKSITREMFFKKKLKKQIVRIQKLQNLGIDNANPNAQSTEL